In Citrus sinensis cultivar Valencia sweet orange chromosome 2, DVS_A1.0, whole genome shotgun sequence, a single genomic region encodes these proteins:
- the LOC102619843 gene encoding pentatricopeptide repeat-containing protein At1g08070, chloroplastic isoform X1 gives MKDTTGAHSEQLETTKHLHQIQTQVVTSGLEQSDYITPRIITACAQLKQMTYARKMFDKITDQNVVSWNAMFNGYAQNEFHRTVVVLFTQMKKLDAMPNCFTFPIVLKSCVKINALREGEELHCLVLKNGFRANIFVGTALIELYSTGKAIEAAYKVFGEMDERNVVVWTSMINGYISCGDIVSARCLFELAPERDVILWNTIVSGYIDVRNMIEARKLFDQMPKKDVISWNTMLSGYANNGDVEECKRLFEEMPERNVFSWNGLIGGYANNGLFFEVLDAFKRMLTEGRVFPNDATIVTVLSACARLGALDFSKWVHVYAEYNGYQGNVCVGNALIDMYAKCGIIENAVDVFNSMDTKDLITWNTIISGLAMHGRGAGALSLFHEMKNAGEMPDGITFIGILCACTHMGLVEEGLSYFQSMAMDYSIVPQIEHYGCMVDLLARAGRLAEAVDFVKRMPIEADAVIWANLLGSCRVYKNVELAELALERLTELEPKNPANFVMLSNIYGDLGRWKDVARIKVAMRDTGFKKLPGCSSIEVNEVVVNFYSLDKRHPKTEEIYETLKGLTKLLRSSGYVPDARVLEPGA, from the exons ATGAAAGACACGACTGGCGCCCACTCTGAGCAACTTGA GACCACAAAGCATCTCCACCAGATCCAAACCCAAGTAGTCACCAGTGGGTTAGAGCAGAGCGACTACATCACTCCAAGAATCATCACAGCATGTGCTCAGCTGAAGCAAATGACCTATGCGCGCAAGATGTTCGATAAAATTACTGACCAGAATGTTGTGTCATGGAATGCAATGTTTAATGGGTATGCACAGAACGAGTTCCATAGGACagttgttgttttatttactcAGATGAAGAAGTTGGATGCTATGCCCAATTGCTTTACGTTTCCTATAGTTTTGAAGTCTTGTGTTAAGATTAATGCCTTGAGGGAAGGTGAAGAATTGCATTGTTTAGTTCTTAAGAATGGTTTCAGAGCAAATATTTTTGTGGGTACAGCTTTGATTGAGTTATATTCAACTGGGAAAGCGATAGAAGCGGCTTATAAGGTGTTTGGAGAGATGGATGAGAGGAATGTAGTTGTGTGGACTTCAATGATCAACGGGTATATTTCTTGTGGTGATATTGTTTCTGCGAGGTGCCTTTTTGAGTTGGCGCCCGAGCGGGATGTTATTTTGTGGAACACTATTGTCTCAGGGTATATTGATGTGCGGAATATGATTGAGGCAAGAAAGCTCTTTGATCAGATGCCGAAAAAGGATGTAATTTCTTGGAACACTATGTTGAGTGGTTATGCAAATAACGGGGATGTTGAGGAGTGTAAGAGGCTGTTCGAAGAGATGCCTGAAAGGAACGTGTTTTCATGGAATGGATTGATTGGAGGGTATGCAAATAATGGACTTTTCTTTGAAGTTTTGGATGCATTTAAAAGGATGTTGACTGAGGGCAGAGTTTTTCCGAATGATGCCACGATTGTAACTGTGTTGTCTGCCTGTGCAAGATTAGGAGCACTCGACTTCAGTAAATGGGTGCATGTGTATGCAGAATATAATGGGTATCAGGGAAATGTTTGCGTTGGCAATGCTTTGATTGACATGTATGCCAAGTGTGGCATTATAGAAAATGCAGTCGATGTGTTTAACAGCATGGATACAAAGGATTTAATTACGTGGAACACCATCATCAGTGGCTTGGCAATGCATGGACGAGGAGCTGGTGCTTTGAGTTTGTTTCATGAGATGAAGAATGCTGGAGAAATGCCAGATGGGATCACTTTTATAGGCATCTTGTGTGCTTGTACGCATATGGGTTTAGTTGAAGAAGGCTTGTCATATTTCCAGTCTATGGCAATGGATTATTCTATTGTGCCTCAAATTGAGCATTATGGTTGTATGGTTGATTTGCTGGCGCGAGCTGGTCGTTTAGCTGAGGCTGTGGATTTTGTCAAGAGGATGCCTATAGAAGCAGATGCTGTTATTTGGGCTAATTTACTAGGGTCATGTAGGGTTTATAAAAATGTTGAATTGGCCGAACTGGCTCTAGAACGACTCACTGAACTTGAACCAAAGAACCCTGCCAACTTTGTCATGCTTTCAAACATATATGGGGATCTTGGGAGATGGAAAGATGTGGCACGAATCAAAGTTGCAATGAGAGATACTGGGTTCAAAAAACTGCCAGGTTGTAGCTCTATTGAGGTTAATGAAGTTgtggtaaatttttattccttAGATAAGAGGCATCCTAAAACTGAGGAAATATACGAAACCTTGAAGGGATTGACAAAACTGTTGAGATCATCTGGTTATGTACCAGATGCTCGGGTGCTTGAGCCGGGAGCTTGA
- the LOC102619843 gene encoding pentatricopeptide repeat-containing protein At1g08070, chloroplastic isoform X2, producing MTYARKMFDKITDQNVVSWNAMFNGYAQNEFHRTVVVLFTQMKKLDAMPNCFTFPIVLKSCVKINALREGEELHCLVLKNGFRANIFVGTALIELYSTGKAIEAAYKVFGEMDERNVVVWTSMINGYISCGDIVSARCLFELAPERDVILWNTIVSGYIDVRNMIEARKLFDQMPKKDVISWNTMLSGYANNGDVEECKRLFEEMPERNVFSWNGLIGGYANNGLFFEVLDAFKRMLTEGRVFPNDATIVTVLSACARLGALDFSKWVHVYAEYNGYQGNVCVGNALIDMYAKCGIIENAVDVFNSMDTKDLITWNTIISGLAMHGRGAGALSLFHEMKNAGEMPDGITFIGILCACTHMGLVEEGLSYFQSMAMDYSIVPQIEHYGCMVDLLARAGRLAEAVDFVKRMPIEADAVIWANLLGSCRVYKNVELAELALERLTELEPKNPANFVMLSNIYGDLGRWKDVARIKVAMRDTGFKKLPGCSSIEVNEVVVNFYSLDKRHPKTEEIYETLKGLTKLLRSSGYVPDARVLEPGA from the coding sequence ATGACCTATGCGCGCAAGATGTTCGATAAAATTACTGACCAGAATGTTGTGTCATGGAATGCAATGTTTAATGGGTATGCACAGAACGAGTTCCATAGGACagttgttgttttatttactcAGATGAAGAAGTTGGATGCTATGCCCAATTGCTTTACGTTTCCTATAGTTTTGAAGTCTTGTGTTAAGATTAATGCCTTGAGGGAAGGTGAAGAATTGCATTGTTTAGTTCTTAAGAATGGTTTCAGAGCAAATATTTTTGTGGGTACAGCTTTGATTGAGTTATATTCAACTGGGAAAGCGATAGAAGCGGCTTATAAGGTGTTTGGAGAGATGGATGAGAGGAATGTAGTTGTGTGGACTTCAATGATCAACGGGTATATTTCTTGTGGTGATATTGTTTCTGCGAGGTGCCTTTTTGAGTTGGCGCCCGAGCGGGATGTTATTTTGTGGAACACTATTGTCTCAGGGTATATTGATGTGCGGAATATGATTGAGGCAAGAAAGCTCTTTGATCAGATGCCGAAAAAGGATGTAATTTCTTGGAACACTATGTTGAGTGGTTATGCAAATAACGGGGATGTTGAGGAGTGTAAGAGGCTGTTCGAAGAGATGCCTGAAAGGAACGTGTTTTCATGGAATGGATTGATTGGAGGGTATGCAAATAATGGACTTTTCTTTGAAGTTTTGGATGCATTTAAAAGGATGTTGACTGAGGGCAGAGTTTTTCCGAATGATGCCACGATTGTAACTGTGTTGTCTGCCTGTGCAAGATTAGGAGCACTCGACTTCAGTAAATGGGTGCATGTGTATGCAGAATATAATGGGTATCAGGGAAATGTTTGCGTTGGCAATGCTTTGATTGACATGTATGCCAAGTGTGGCATTATAGAAAATGCAGTCGATGTGTTTAACAGCATGGATACAAAGGATTTAATTACGTGGAACACCATCATCAGTGGCTTGGCAATGCATGGACGAGGAGCTGGTGCTTTGAGTTTGTTTCATGAGATGAAGAATGCTGGAGAAATGCCAGATGGGATCACTTTTATAGGCATCTTGTGTGCTTGTACGCATATGGGTTTAGTTGAAGAAGGCTTGTCATATTTCCAGTCTATGGCAATGGATTATTCTATTGTGCCTCAAATTGAGCATTATGGTTGTATGGTTGATTTGCTGGCGCGAGCTGGTCGTTTAGCTGAGGCTGTGGATTTTGTCAAGAGGATGCCTATAGAAGCAGATGCTGTTATTTGGGCTAATTTACTAGGGTCATGTAGGGTTTATAAAAATGTTGAATTGGCCGAACTGGCTCTAGAACGACTCACTGAACTTGAACCAAAGAACCCTGCCAACTTTGTCATGCTTTCAAACATATATGGGGATCTTGGGAGATGGAAAGATGTGGCACGAATCAAAGTTGCAATGAGAGATACTGGGTTCAAAAAACTGCCAGGTTGTAGCTCTATTGAGGTTAATGAAGTTgtggtaaatttttattccttAGATAAGAGGCATCCTAAAACTGAGGAAATATACGAAACCTTGAAGGGATTGACAAAACTGTTGAGATCATCTGGTTATGTACCAGATGCTCGGGTGCTTGAGCCGGGAGCTTGA